The following coding sequences lie in one Arachis stenosperma cultivar V10309 chromosome 5, arast.V10309.gnm1.PFL2, whole genome shotgun sequence genomic window:
- the LOC130979147 gene encoding uncharacterized protein LOC130979147 yields the protein MDHESISKLPFSHQPVRSISFPSRTHPSSQRIESLFTHLKPHYYSSQSVSSTGCFDAETIQNGLVVLADLYNFMEELLQSTQTQQALLHHQDGKLVEESLSGSVTLLDACGSSRDLLLSLREQVQLLQLAIRRTRRGDSSIVESSVSAYECFRKKAKKEITKQLGMLKKMESNKDSSISSLLGQDQNLVFFARVLRESRTITTSIFCSLLLFMSMPTLGTKGSSLISKLKPKRLFFSSSNKEQNKSNDGVVADLNTALCSLLGREKNGGDSIKSEVQGALRVLETLNTDLDGLEGGLNCMFRCLVRNRVSFLNMLTH from the coding sequence atggatcatgaatccATTTCTAAATTACCCTTTTCACATCAACCAGTAAGGTCTATTAGTTTTCCCTCAAGAACACACCCTTCTTCTCAAAGAATTGAATCACTATTCACACACCTTAAACCACATTATTATTCTTCTCAATCTGTTTCAAGCACTGGTTGCTTTGATGCAGAAACAATTCAGAATGGTTTGGTTGTTCTTGCTGATTTGTACAACTTCATGGAGGAACTTCTTCAATCTACACAAACTCAACAAGCTCTTTTGCATCACCAAGATGGAAAGCTTGTAGAAGAGTCATTAAGTGGATCAGTTACATTGCTTGATGCTTGTGGTTCTTCAAGGGATTTGTTGTTATCTCTAAGGGAACAAGTTCAGTTGCTTCAATTGGCGATTCGACGAACAAGAAGAGGAGATTCAAGCATTGTTGAAAGCAGTGTTTCTGCTTATGAATGCTTCAGAAAGAAGGCAAAAAAAGAAATCACTAAGCAACTTGGTATGCTGAAGAAAATGGAAAGCAACAAAGATAGTTCAATTTCTTCTTTGTTGGGTCAAGATCAGAATCTAGTGTTCTTTGCTAGAGTTCTAAGAGAATCAAGAACTATAACCACATCTATATTTTGTTCTCTTCTATTGTTCATGTCAATGCCAACACTTGGAACAAAAGGGTCATCTTTGATCTCAAAGTTGAAGCCAAAAAGattgtttttttcttcttcaaacaaGGAACAGAATAAGAGCAATGATGGAGTGGTAGCAGATCTCAACACTGCTCTTTGTTCTCTCCTTGGAAGAGAGAAAAATGGTGGTGATTCAATTAAGAGTGAAGTTCAAGGAGCATTGAGAGTGCTAGAGACACTAAATACTGATCTTGATGGATTAGAGGGTGGATTAAATTGTATGTTTAGATGTTTAGTAAGAAACAGAGTTTCATTTCTTAATATGCTTACTCATTAG